The genomic region TGCCGCATCAACCTCTGTTAAAACCCCTTCCTCGGCAGCCTGTTCGTTTCTGTTTAGAAGCGGATTTGTTTGCGGCCGATTATAGATAACAGCTATTGAGGTAGGCATTGTGGGTACCTTTTAAAGGCGGCTGAAAGGATCTTATTAATTAGTTTGGGGTGTGAAATACCCAACTTTGCGGTCATAATTACCAAATCACTGTGGTTTCCAAGCCCCGGCAGCGGATTTATTTCCAAAAAATAGGGGGTTCCATTCTCATCAAGTCTAAAATCAATGCGCGCAAAATCACGGCAGCCGAGTATTTTAAATATTTTAACGGCGGCTTCTTCCAATTTCTTTATAACTTGCGGTTCCAAGTTAGGCGGGCTTTCGTAATCTACCGTATTTAAATAATCCCTTTTAACCTCAAGTGAATAAACAAAGCGTTCCGTTTTTTGCTTGGGAATAACGCGCAGCATCGCGATTACCTGCGGCTCTTCGTTTCCGGTGATGCCGACGGTAATCTCGTCTCCGCCAATAAATTCTTCGATTAAAAGCGCTTGGTTGTAACCTGCAAACTGGCGTTTTGATTCGGTTTTTAACTCTCCGATATCGGTAACAACCGATGATAACCGAATCCCTTTACTGGAACCTTCATGCACCGGTTTTACAATCAATGGGAATTTAAACTCCGACCAATCAACCTGATTTAATTCCTTAATATCCGCAACAGTTCGCCATTTGGGGGTAACTACTCCTTCCATGGCGACTATTTTCTTTGCCAGTTCCTTATCCAAACAAATACCCAGGCACAAAGGGTCCGAGCCGGAATAGGGAATATCAAGCATCTCCAAAACGGCGGGAATCTGTGATTCACGGCCACGATGGTTACCTTGCCCCTCGCTAAAATTAAATACAAAATCTACCTTTTCCTTGCCTATATTATCAATAAAAGTTTTCCCTCCGCCGAGAAGCACGGTTTGATGCCCGTTAGCTTCAATGGACGATCGGATAAGATTAACGGTCTCTATGGAGTCGTATTCTTCCATAGAGTCGTCGGCACAATTATTATCCGGAAGTTTGTCCGGTTTTAAATCAAACGATAATCCTATCCGCATCCATTACCTCTGAAAAATTATAGAAAGGGTCTGCCGGCTGGGTTTCCGGCGCCGCTGTTTGTTCGGTTAATGTGTTATTGCAATTAATCATGCGCCCCAAATAATTACTAAACAGGATTTCCTTTTCGTTGCGGGCAACGATGTAATTCGGCTGTAATGTTATCTTACCGCTGCCTTGGGGTAAATCGACCGTAAAGTTGGGGATTGCAAGCCCTGAAGTAAAGCCGCGCATGCCTTCGATAATCTTAATTCCGGTGTCTATCGTTGTGCGCAGGTGATCGGTGCCTTGCACTTCATCGCATTGGAAAAGATAATAAGGGCGTACTTTAATTTTTAATAACCCTTGGCATAATCTGGTTTGCTTTTCAACGGTATCGTTAATACCGCGCATCAGTACGCTCTGGTTATTAACCGGTACGCCGGCACGGATTACGCGGTCGATGGCTGCCGCCGAATCCGGCGTTATTTCGTTTACGGTATTAAAGTGGGTGTTTAACCAAATCGGGCCGTACTCCGAGAGCATATCGCAAAACTCACTGTCGATACGCTGCGGTAAAACAACGGGGAAGCGGGTACCGATGCGAATTATTTCAACATGATTAATTTGCCTCAGCTCTCGAATAACATCGGCCAAGTGTTTAGTTGAAAGGGTCAGGCAATCTCCGCCCGATAAAATAACATCCCTGATGTTTTTATTAAGGCGAATATAATTTAACATCCTCTCGATGTCGTTGGGGGTGCGAATCCAATCGCCGTTTTTCCATTCGCGCTTGCGGGTGCAATGACGGCAGAGCATCGGGCATATATCGGTCAGCACCATCAGCACCCTGTCAGGGTACCTGTGCACCAATCCGGGAACGACCGAATCTTTTTCTTCTCCAAGGGGGTCTTCAACGCCGGTTGTTTTAAAGGTTATCTCTTCAATGGAAGGAATTGCCTGCATCGCAACCGGGTCATGCGGATCG from Dehalococcoidales bacterium harbors:
- a CDS encoding ATP-grasp domain-containing protein, coding for MRIGLSFDLKPDKLPDNNCADDSMEEYDSIETVNLIRSSIEANGHQTVLLGGGKTFIDNIGKEKVDFVFNFSEGQGNHRGRESQIPAVLEMLDIPYSGSDPLCLGICLDKELAKKIVAMEGVVTPKWRTVADIKELNQVDWSEFKFPLIVKPVHEGSSKGIRLSSVVTDIGELKTESKRQFAGYNQALLIEEFIGGDEITVGITGNEEPQVIAMLRVIPKQKTERFVYSLEVKRDYLNTVDYESPPNLEPQVIKKLEEAAVKIFKILGCRDFARIDFRLDENGTPYFLEINPLPGLGNHSDLVIMTAKLGISHPKLINKILSAAFKRYPQCLPQ
- a CDS encoding KamA family radical SAM protein, yielding MKKNLKRIGSNNSFIPLSDSCNGEGDDEPPSGGEDSEPPQPPSVANRLKLFGTIPDKDWNDWKWQFRNRITSVEQLSKYVSLSATRYAEISAVTGVYPLSITPYYLSIMDLNDPHDPVAMQAIPSIEEITFKTTGVEDPLGEEKDSVVPGLVHRYPDRVLMVLTDICPMLCRHCTRKREWKNGDWIRTPNDIERMLNYIRLNKNIRDVILSGGDCLTLSTKHLADVIRELRQINHVEIIRIGTRFPVVLPQRIDSEFCDMLSEYGPIWLNTHFNTVNEITPDSAAAIDRVIRAGVPVNNQSVLMRGINDTVEKQTRLCQGLLKIKVRPYYLFQCDEVQGTDHLRTTIDTGIKIIEGMRGFTSGLAIPNFTVDLPQGSGKITLQPNYIVARNEKEILFSNYLGRMINCNNTLTEQTAAPETQPADPFYNFSEVMDADRIIV